A portion of the Glandiceps talaboti chromosome 13, keGlaTala1.1, whole genome shotgun sequence genome contains these proteins:
- the LOC144444899 gene encoding uncharacterized protein LOC144444899: protein MAITSESFGTSLSPQSNWASTWAKANAQAKKMKSQTEYLSDIRERLYLPQIQHSPTVQLYSKSYRLAAARRHPKRKRLQKDRSRSKPLQLPDIRQSWTLFNCENEASIKDEELNRPRRNSDPHLPPINKKQKNKKGDQNPAGNNNKLPISAAVDYTNTKSFERDETDSDRRFFESPSYPTRKSWKKQALYRRTLEPIKKQAKSPQMKQCGGQKVEGAGMQKESPPIDRQKVKSLADEIKEEERMKYRLQYSEQNIDDYRKEQDRKVAAARRIKAPPNSAKSVTGGRRRVSKQYSDKQGRKSKHDKASTTRGVDDSGISSKTTTELKRKESRAEESASLDQINLEEVQKENINDTQDHVHELLTDTKREWIESWLTECESARPTWMPVPGDPNEHQQPETTHDVTDGEFDSEEVKMPFGESPDSKKTRVTTTVKLEHTKEKNGML from the coding sequence ATGGCGATAACTTCAGAAAGTTTTGGAACTTCTCTGTCTCCGCAATCGAACTGGGCGAGTACGTGGGCTAAGGCTAACGCTCAAGCCAAGAAAATGAAATCACAAACTGAATATTTAAGTGATATACGAGAACGACTTTATTTGCCTCAGATTCAACATTCTCCCACCGTACAACTTTACAGTAAATCGTATCGTCTAGCTGCTGCCCGGAGGCATCCAAAACGTAAACGTTTACAGAAGGACAGAAGTAGAAGCAAGCCCCTACAGCTTCCAGATATCAGACAATCGTGGACCCTTTTTAACTGCGAAAACGAAGCCTCTATCAAGGACGAAGAACTCAACCGTCCTCGCAGAAATAGTGACCCCCACCTCCCTCCTATCAACAAAAAGCAAAAGAACAAAAAGGGGGACCAGAATCCTGCAggaaacaataacaaacttccAATCTCTGCCGCGGTGGATTACACTAATACCAAATCTTTTGAACGTGACGAAACCGACAGTGACAGGAGGTTCTTTGAAAGTCCCTCGTACCCAACGAGAAAGTCATGGAAGAAACAAGCATTATATCGACGTACACTTGAACCTATCAAAAAACAGGCAAAATCCCCACAGATGAAACAGTGTGGTGGCCAAAAAGTCGAGGGTGCAGGAATGCAGAAAGAATCGCCCCCAATTGACAGGCAGAAAGTGAAAAGTTTAGCAGACGAAATTAAGGAGGAGGAAAGAATGAAATACAGGTTACAATATTCTGAACAAAATATCGACGATTACCGGAAAGAACAGGACCGTAAAGTTGCTGCTGCAAGACGTATCAAAGCACCGCCAAACAGTGCAAAGTCGGTGACGGGTGGACGAAGAAGAGTTAGCAAGCAATACAGTGACAAACAAGGACGTAAGTCAAAACACGACAAAGCTTCTACAACTAGAGGGGTTGATGATTCAGGAATTTCGAGTAAAACTACGACAGAGTTAAAAAGAAAGGAATCGCGCGCCGAGGAAAGTGCTAGTCTCGACCAGATTAACCTTGAAGAAgtacaaaaagaaaacattaacgACACTCAAGATCACGTTCATGAATTACTGACTGACACTAAACGGGAATGGATTGAATCGTGGCTTACTGAATGCGAAAGTGCGCGACCTACATGGATGCCAGTACCCGGTGATCCCAACGAACATCAACAGCCAGAAACAACGCATGATGTAACAGATGGCGAATTTGATTCGGAGGAAGTTAAAATGCCGTTCGGCGAGAGTCCCGATAGCAAAAAAACACGTGTTACTACAACGGTAAAACTAGAACATACAAAGGAGAAGAATGGAATGCTTTAG